The following coding sequences lie in one Cupriavidus sp. WKF15 genomic window:
- a CDS encoding glyoxylate/hydroxypyruvate reductase A yields MGILVHLPSFMAGPITAQLREAAPDIPVWNGRENAPADEVEAIIAWGLKPGVVPAFRNLRLVCCAAAGVDKLLAAPDLPEHMPVTRVVDPGQQTGIAHYVLAMALRHARRLGTYAEQQRRGEWKRHPAPDLARCRVGVLGMGEIGSAVARTFAAIGFPVAGWSRSGKGIPGVTDFIGDAGLSAMLAQTDILVCTLPLTPQTHGLLNRQTLSQLPAGAFFINVGRGEHLAEPDLVALIDEDHLAGAALDVFAKEPPEPGDPVWNHPRIEATPHIACDPSYQLVARQCVENLRRMRDGRKLLNLVDRTAGY; encoded by the coding sequence ATGGGCATCCTCGTACATCTTCCGTCCTTCATGGCGGGTCCCATTACCGCCCAGTTGCGTGAAGCGGCGCCCGACATCCCGGTCTGGAACGGCCGCGAGAACGCGCCCGCCGATGAAGTCGAAGCGATCATCGCGTGGGGCCTGAAGCCCGGCGTGGTGCCCGCCTTCCGCAACCTGCGCCTGGTCTGCTGCGCGGCGGCCGGCGTCGACAAGCTGCTGGCCGCGCCCGACCTGCCGGAGCACATGCCGGTCACGCGCGTGGTCGACCCGGGCCAGCAGACCGGCATCGCGCACTACGTGCTGGCCATGGCCCTGCGCCACGCGCGGCGTCTGGGCACCTATGCCGAGCAGCAGCGCCGCGGCGAATGGAAGCGCCACCCGGCCCCCGACCTCGCGCGCTGCCGCGTCGGCGTGCTGGGCATGGGAGAAATCGGCAGCGCCGTGGCCCGCACGTTCGCGGCCATCGGCTTTCCGGTGGCGGGATGGAGCCGCAGTGGCAAAGGCATTCCCGGCGTCACCGACTTCATCGGCGACGCCGGCTTGTCCGCCATGCTCGCGCAGACCGACATCCTGGTCTGCACGCTGCCGCTCACACCGCAGACGCACGGCCTGCTCAACCGGCAGACGCTGTCGCAGCTGCCCGCCGGCGCGTTCTTCATCAACGTCGGCCGCGGCGAGCATCTGGCCGAACCCGACCTGGTCGCGCTGATCGACGAAGACCACCTGGCTGGCGCCGCGCTCGACGTGTTCGCGAAGGAACCGCCGGAGCCGGGCGATCCGGTGTGGAACCATCCGCGCATCGAGGCGACGCCGCATATCGCGTGCGATCCGTCGTATCAGCTCGTGGCACGGCAGTGTGTGGAAAACCTGCGCCGGATGCGCGATGGCAGGAAGTTGCTGAACCTGGTGGATCGGACGGCCGGATACTGA
- the hutG gene encoding formimidoylglutamase — protein sequence MNAAVLREGQPMQGVWRGRVDHGEAGDTRRLFNVVRAGTQREPGAPVLIGFCCDAGVARNQGRVGAAAGPHEIRRALAGVPAHDVQALHDAGDVVCEGDWLEAAQQALGGVVAAELAAGARPLVLGGGHEVAWGTWQGLRAHLDARDDRGRVLVVNLDAHFDLRSSRPASSGTPFDQIADDCRERGLRFDYACLGVSRLGNTAALFERARLLDVRWVEDVLMQERHLDARLAELQGWIDAAAHVYLSIDLDVLPAAVMPAVSAPAAYGVPLTVVEAVLEVIMASGKLRVAELAEFNPAYDRDGCGARVAARLAYRLLA from the coding sequence ATGAATGCGGCGGTATTGCGTGAGGGCCAGCCGATGCAAGGTGTCTGGCGCGGCCGCGTCGATCACGGCGAGGCCGGCGATACGCGGCGCCTGTTCAACGTCGTGCGCGCGGGCACGCAGCGCGAGCCCGGTGCGCCGGTGCTGATCGGCTTCTGCTGCGATGCCGGCGTGGCGCGCAACCAGGGGCGCGTTGGCGCGGCGGCGGGGCCGCATGAGATCCGGCGCGCGCTGGCCGGCGTGCCGGCCCACGATGTGCAGGCGCTGCACGATGCCGGCGACGTGGTGTGCGAAGGCGATTGGCTCGAAGCCGCCCAGCAGGCGCTGGGAGGCGTGGTTGCCGCGGAGCTCGCGGCAGGTGCCCGTCCGCTGGTCCTTGGCGGGGGCCACGAAGTGGCATGGGGCACCTGGCAAGGCCTGCGCGCGCACCTGGATGCGCGTGACGACCGCGGCCGCGTGCTGGTGGTCAATCTTGACGCGCATTTCGACCTGCGCTCGAGCCGTCCGGCCAGTTCGGGCACGCCATTCGACCAGATCGCCGACGACTGCCGCGAACGTGGCCTGCGTTTCGACTATGCCTGCCTCGGCGTCAGCCGTCTCGGCAATACGGCCGCGCTGTTCGAGCGCGCGCGGCTACTGGACGTGCGCTGGGTCGAGGATGTGCTGATGCAGGAGCGCCATCTCGATGCGCGCCTGGCGGAACTGCAGGGATGGATCGACGCGGCCGCGCATGTGTATCTGAGCATCGATCTCGATGTGTTGCCGGCGGCCGTGATGCCAGCGGTGTCGGCGCCCGCCGCTTATGGCGTGCCGTTGACGGTAGTCGAGGCCGTGCTGGAAGTGATCATGGCCAGCGGCAAGTTGCGCGTGGCCGAGCTGGCCGAGTTCAATCCCGCCTATGATCGCGATGGGTGCGGTGCGCGCGTGGCGGCGCGGCTGGCTTACCGGCTGCTGGCCTGA
- the hutC gene encoding histidine utilization repressor, with product MSQASAQPGQPAAGLADTLPAPLYARVKQFISGRIADGSWPPHHRVPSETELVEELGVSRMTVNRALRELTADGLLVRMQGVGTFVAEPKRNSALYAVNNIAEEIAARGRRHHARVVKSSEEVAGAARAAALDVGEGQRVFHTVIVHYEDDMPIQLEDRYVNAVVAPDYLAQDFTRQTPYEYLSRVAPLTEGEHVVEAVLATPEECALLQIDRGEPCLLIRRRTWSANRVVTSVRLLHPGSMHRLEGRFTS from the coding sequence TTGTCTCAAGCCTCCGCACAGCCGGGCCAGCCAGCCGCCGGGCTGGCCGACACGCTGCCGGCGCCGCTCTATGCGCGCGTCAAGCAATTCATCAGCGGCAGGATCGCCGACGGCAGCTGGCCGCCGCATCATCGCGTACCGTCCGAGACCGAGCTGGTCGAGGAACTCGGCGTGAGCCGCATGACCGTGAACCGCGCGCTGCGGGAGCTGACCGCCGACGGGCTGCTGGTGCGCATGCAGGGTGTCGGCACGTTTGTCGCCGAGCCCAAGCGCAATTCCGCGCTGTACGCGGTCAACAATATCGCCGAGGAAATCGCGGCGCGCGGCCGCCGCCACCATGCCAGGGTGGTGAAGAGCAGCGAAGAGGTGGCAGGCGCCGCGCGCGCGGCCGCGCTCGATGTGGGCGAGGGCCAGCGCGTGTTCCACACGGTGATCGTGCACTACGAGGACGATATGCCGATCCAGCTCGAGGATCGCTATGTCAACGCGGTGGTGGCGCCCGACTACCTGGCGCAGGACTTCACCCGCCAGACACCGTACGAATACCTGTCGCGCGTAGCCCCGCTGACCGAAGGCGAGCACGTGGTCGAGGCCGTGCTGGCCACGCCCGAAGAATGCGCGCTGCTGCAGATCGATCGCGGCGAGCCGTGCCTGCTGATCCGCCGCCGCACCTGGTCTGCCAACCGTGTCGTGACGTCGGTGCGCCTGCTGCACCCCGGCTCCATGCACCGGCTGGAAGGGCGGTTCACGTCCTGA
- a CDS encoding class II aldolase/adducin family protein, producing the protein MAQIQLVDSVRDRVSDAEWQMRVDLAAAYRLVAHFGWDDLIFTHISARVPDAPDQFLINPYGMLFDEITASSLVKVDHHGVPVLATPYDVNPAGFIIHSAVHEARPEIGCVMHTHTPHGVAVSAQQAGLLPISQQAMFARMGLAYHDYEGVALREDEKARLVADLGSGKQMILRNHGLLTCGRSVADAFLTMYTLESACRVQILAQSGGTPLTLVPESASADAGQQARQATKGKGSGLAWPGLLRRLDRIQPDFRH; encoded by the coding sequence ATGGCGCAAATACAACTCGTCGATTCCGTCAGGGACCGCGTTTCCGACGCGGAATGGCAGATGCGCGTCGACCTGGCGGCGGCCTACCGCCTGGTCGCGCATTTCGGCTGGGACGACCTGATCTTCACCCACATCTCGGCACGCGTGCCCGACGCGCCGGACCAGTTCCTGATCAATCCCTACGGCATGCTGTTCGACGAGATCACGGCGTCCAGCCTGGTCAAGGTCGACCATCACGGCGTGCCCGTGCTGGCCACGCCGTACGACGTCAACCCCGCCGGCTTCATCATCCACAGCGCCGTGCACGAGGCGCGGCCCGAGATCGGCTGCGTCATGCACACCCACACCCCGCATGGTGTCGCAGTGTCGGCGCAGCAGGCCGGCCTGCTGCCGATCTCGCAGCAGGCGATGTTCGCGCGCATGGGCCTGGCCTACCACGACTATGAGGGCGTGGCGCTGCGCGAGGATGAGAAGGCACGGCTGGTAGCCGACCTCGGCAGCGGCAAGCAGATGATCCTGCGCAACCACGGCCTGCTGACCTGTGGCCGCTCGGTGGCCGACGCGTTCCTGACGATGTACACGCTGGAATCCGCATGCCGCGTCCAGATCCTGGCGCAGAGCGGCGGCACGCCGCTGACGCTGGTGCCGGAATCCGCCAGCGCCGACGCGGGCCAGCAGGCGCGCCAGGCCACCAAGGGCAAGGGTTCGGGTCTCGCATGGCCGGGCCTGCTGCGCCGCCTGGACCGTATCCAACCCGACTTCCGCCACTGA
- a CDS encoding MFS transporter, giving the protein MSIQTTASAAVAAPQPQLSRARAIAAITIGNGLEFYDFVVYSFFATLIGRLYFPVDNPTGQLLMSFATFGVGFLMRPLGGLLIGMYADRAGRKPAVALTLWLMGLSSLIFVVTPPYAQIGILAPMMVVLARLVQGFAIGGEMGASTALLLEYADDRTRGFYTGWQPFSQGLAALLGAVTGLVLSNVLAPAELESWGWRLAFLIGILVIPVGLVIRRRLEETAEPTHHGEHAAQWPLLRQHAREVLASILLMIGLASSTYIVVYYLSNYAVSVLKMPLSLSIWAGCIAALVQVALSPFAGRLADRIGRKTVVLWSRVALLVMVYPAFVLINAEPSLARLLVVVACLSVPMSMTAPASMVLVSEVLPQRLRATGLSIAYCVAIAIFGGFAQYFSTRLIQITGDANAPALYVIGCGVVSLIGLALVPETLGRRLK; this is encoded by the coding sequence ATGTCCATCCAAACCACCGCCAGCGCAGCGGTTGCGGCGCCGCAGCCGCAGCTTTCGCGTGCGCGCGCCATTGCCGCGATCACCATCGGCAATGGCCTGGAGTTCTACGATTTCGTGGTCTACAGCTTCTTTGCGACGCTGATCGGCCGGCTGTATTTCCCGGTCGACAACCCGACCGGGCAGCTGCTGATGTCGTTCGCCACCTTCGGTGTCGGCTTCCTGATGCGCCCGCTCGGCGGCCTGCTGATCGGCATGTATGCCGACCGCGCGGGGCGCAAGCCGGCCGTCGCGCTGACGCTGTGGCTGATGGGCCTGAGTTCGCTGATTTTCGTGGTGACGCCGCCGTACGCGCAGATCGGCATCCTTGCACCGATGATGGTGGTGCTGGCGCGGCTGGTGCAGGGCTTTGCCATCGGCGGGGAAATGGGCGCATCGACCGCACTGCTGCTCGAATACGCCGATGACCGGACGCGCGGCTTCTATACCGGCTGGCAGCCGTTCAGCCAGGGGCTGGCGGCACTGCTGGGCGCGGTGACCGGCCTGGTGCTCAGCAACGTGCTGGCGCCGGCCGAGCTGGAATCATGGGGCTGGCGTCTCGCGTTCCTGATCGGCATTCTGGTCATCCCGGTCGGCCTGGTGATCCGCCGCCGCCTGGAAGAGACTGCCGAGCCGACGCATCACGGCGAACACGCCGCGCAATGGCCGCTGCTGCGCCAGCATGCACGCGAGGTGCTCGCCAGCATCCTGCTGATGATCGGCCTGGCCTCGTCGACCTATATCGTTGTCTACTACCTCAGCAACTACGCCGTGAGCGTGCTGAAGATGCCGCTGTCGCTGAGCATCTGGGCCGGTTGCATCGCAGCGCTGGTCCAGGTGGCGCTGTCGCCGTTCGCCGGCCGGCTGGCCGATCGCATCGGACGCAAGACGGTCGTGCTGTGGTCGCGCGTGGCGCTGCTGGTGATGGTCTACCCGGCGTTCGTGCTGATCAATGCCGAACCCTCGCTGGCACGGCTGCTGGTGGTGGTGGCCTGCCTGTCGGTGCCGATGTCGATGACCGCGCCGGCATCGATGGTGCTGGTCAGCGAGGTGCTGCCGCAGCGCCTGCGTGCCACCGGACTGTCGATTGCCTACTGCGTGGCGATCGCGATCTTCGGCGGCTTTGCGCAGTACTTCTCGACGCGCCTGATCCAGATCACTGGTGACGCCAATGCACCGGCGCTCTATGTGATCGGCTGCGGCGTGGTGTCGCTGATCGGTCTGGCGCTGGTGCCCGAGACGCTGGGACGGCGCCTGAAATGA
- the rpoD gene encoding RNA polymerase sigma factor RpoD, producing the protein MKGKSITVAKQQNTEVESKQAAAAGAKSTGAKAGAAAPATKARAASPAAVASERPAAPASKPEPKKRGRKPKAQMQHGDSTTDDVIEEFDENDSRAATPAAAPKTEKQKAKDRKAKEKALLKEFASTQQGTEEELELRRQKLKALIKLGKSRGYLTYAEINDHLPDDMVDSETIDTLVATLNDIGIAVYEQAPDAETLLLNDNAPSATSEEEAEEEAEAALSTVDSEFGRTTDPVRMYMREMGTVELLTREGEIVIAKRIEAGLKDMVMAISACPVTISEILANAERVASDEIKIDEFVDGLIDPNADEVAQEAAGASASEEEDLESDEDEESDEDEDDDDAAGAGASARQLEELKLSALEKFRVIAEQFDKMRRAFEKEGYKSKPYVKAQEAIQSELMGIRFTARSVERLCDTLRGQVDEVRKLERAILNNVVDKCGMPRADFVARFPGNETNLEWIHTVIADGKAYSAIVERNVPAVHELQQKLIDLQARVVLPLKELKDVNRKMAEGEKRAREAKREMTEANLRLVISIAKKYTNRGLQFLDLIQEGNIGLMKAVDKFEYRRGYKFSTYATWWIRQAITRSIADQARTIRIPVHMIETINKMNRISRQILQETGNEPDPATLAEKMEMPEDKIRKIMKIAKEPISMETPIGDDDDSHLGDFIEDTNTLAPAEAALHGSMRDVVKDVLDSLTPREAKVLRMRFGIEMSTDHTLEEVGKQFDVTRERIRQIEAKALRKLRHPSRSDKLKSFLEGN; encoded by the coding sequence GTGAAAGGCAAGAGTATCACCGTGGCGAAACAGCAGAATACCGAAGTCGAAAGCAAGCAGGCGGCAGCAGCCGGTGCCAAGAGCACAGGCGCCAAGGCGGGCGCTGCCGCGCCGGCCACCAAGGCGCGCGCCGCGTCTCCTGCAGCCGTTGCATCCGAGCGTCCCGCAGCGCCGGCAAGCAAGCCGGAGCCGAAAAAGCGCGGCCGCAAGCCCAAGGCCCAGATGCAGCACGGCGACAGCACGACAGACGACGTGATCGAAGAGTTTGACGAGAACGATAGCCGCGCGGCGACACCCGCCGCGGCTCCGAAGACCGAAAAGCAGAAGGCCAAGGACCGCAAGGCCAAGGAAAAGGCCCTGCTGAAGGAATTCGCCTCGACCCAGCAGGGCACGGAGGAAGAACTCGAGTTGCGCCGCCAGAAGCTCAAGGCGCTGATCAAGCTTGGCAAGTCGCGCGGCTACCTGACCTACGCGGAAATCAACGATCACCTCCCGGACGACATGGTCGACTCGGAGACGATCGACACGCTCGTCGCCACCCTGAACGACATCGGCATCGCCGTGTACGAGCAGGCGCCGGACGCCGAAACGCTGCTGCTGAACGACAACGCTCCGTCGGCCACCAGCGAGGAAGAGGCAGAGGAAGAAGCCGAAGCCGCCCTGTCGACGGTGGACTCGGAGTTCGGCCGCACCACCGACCCCGTGCGCATGTACATGCGTGAAATGGGCACGGTGGAGCTGCTGACGCGCGAAGGCGAAATCGTCATTGCCAAGCGTATCGAGGCGGGCCTGAAGGACATGGTGATGGCCATTTCCGCCTGCCCGGTCACGATCTCGGAGATCCTGGCCAATGCCGAGCGCGTCGCCAGCGACGAGATCAAGATCGATGAATTCGTCGACGGCCTGATCGACCCGAACGCCGACGAAGTGGCCCAGGAGGCCGCGGGTGCATCGGCCTCGGAAGAAGAAGACCTGGAGTCGGACGAAGACGAGGAATCCGACGAGGACGAGGACGACGACGATGCTGCCGGCGCCGGTGCCTCGGCACGCCAGCTCGAAGAGCTGAAGCTGTCCGCGCTGGAAAAATTCCGCGTCATCGCCGAACAGTTCGACAAGATGCGCCGCGCCTTCGAGAAGGAGGGCTACAAGTCCAAGCCTTACGTGAAGGCCCAGGAAGCGATCCAGTCCGAGCTGATGGGCATCCGCTTCACGGCGCGCAGCGTCGAACGCCTTTGCGACACCTTGCGTGGCCAGGTGGACGAAGTGCGCAAGCTGGAACGCGCGATCCTGAACAACGTGGTGGACAAGTGCGGCATGCCGCGCGCGGATTTCGTCGCCCGCTTCCCGGGCAACGAGACCAACCTCGAGTGGATCCACACGGTCATTGCGGATGGCAAGGCGTATAGCGCCATCGTCGAGCGCAACGTGCCGGCCGTGCATGAACTGCAGCAGAAGCTGATCGACCTGCAGGCACGCGTGGTTCTGCCGCTGAAGGAACTGAAGGACGTCAACCGCAAGATGGCCGAGGGCGAGAAGCGCGCCCGCGAAGCCAAGCGCGAGATGACCGAGGCCAACCTGCGCCTGGTGATCTCGATCGCGAAGAAGTACACGAACCGCGGCCTCCAGTTCCTGGACCTGATCCAGGAAGGCAACATCGGCCTCATGAAGGCGGTGGACAAGTTCGAATACCGCCGCGGCTACAAGTTCTCGACGTACGCCACGTGGTGGATCCGCCAGGCCATCACGCGCTCGATCGCCGACCAGGCGCGCACCATCCGTATTCCGGTGCACATGATCGAGACGATCAACAAGATGAACCGCATCTCGCGCCAGATCCTGCAGGAAACCGGCAACGAGCCGGATCCGGCAACGCTGGCCGAGAAGATGGAGATGCCGGAAGACAAGATCCGCAAGATCATGAAGATCGCCAAGGAGCCGATCTCCATGGAAACGCCGATCGGTGATGACGACGACTCGCATCTGGGCGATTTCATCGAGGACACCAACACGCTGGCCCCGGCCGAGGCGGCGCTGCACGGCTCCATGCGCGACGTCGTCAAGGACGTGCTGGACTCGCTCACGCCGCGCGAAGCCAAGGTGCTGCGCATGCGCTTCGGCATCGAAATGAGCACCGACCACACGCTGGAAGAGGTCGGCAAGCAGTTCGACGTCACGCGTGAACGTATCCGCCAGATCGAGGCCAAGGCACTGCGCAAGCTGCGCCATCCGAGCCGCTCTGATAAGCTCAAGAGTTTCCTGGAAGGCAACTAA
- the hutU gene encoding urocanate hydratase translates to MSENPQNPRFRDIEIRAPRGNKLTAKSWLTEAPLRMLMNNLDPEVAENPKELVVYGGIGRAARNWECYDRIVEVLTRLEDDETLLVQSGKPVGVFRTHRDAPRVLIANSNLVPHWANWEHFNELDAKGLAMYGQMTAGSWIYIGSQGIVQGTYETFVEAGRQHYGGSLKGRWVLTAGLGGMGGAQPLAATLAGACSLNIECQQSRIDFRLKTRYVDEQATDLDDALARIDRYTSQGKAISIALCANAAEVLPELVRRGVRPDMVTDQTSAHDPLNGYLPAGWGWDEYRERAQREPAVVVKAAKASMAAHVRAMLDFQKLGVPTFDYGNNIRQMAKEEGVDNAFDFPGFVPAYIRPLFCRGIGPFRWAALSGDPQDIYKTDARVKELIPDDEHLHRWLDMARERISFQGLPARICWVGLGLRAKLGLAFNEMVRSGELSAPIVIGRDHLDSGSVASPNRETESMQDGSDAVSDWPLLNALLNTASGATWVSLHHGGGVGMGFSQHSGVVIVCDGTDEAAARIARVLNNDPATGVMRHADAGYQIAVDCAREQGLDLPMLRD, encoded by the coding sequence ATGAGTGAGAACCCCCAGAACCCGCGTTTCCGCGATATTGAGATTCGTGCCCCGCGTGGCAACAAGCTGACCGCCAAGAGCTGGCTGACCGAGGCGCCGCTGCGCATGCTGATGAACAACCTCGACCCCGAGGTTGCGGAGAACCCGAAGGAGCTGGTGGTCTATGGCGGCATCGGCCGCGCCGCGCGCAACTGGGAGTGCTATGACCGCATCGTCGAGGTGCTGACCCGCCTGGAAGACGACGAGACCCTGCTGGTCCAGTCCGGCAAGCCGGTCGGCGTATTCCGCACCCACCGCGACGCACCGCGCGTGCTGATCGCCAACTCCAACCTGGTGCCGCACTGGGCCAACTGGGAACACTTCAACGAACTCGACGCCAAGGGCCTGGCCATGTACGGCCAGATGACCGCCGGTTCGTGGATCTACATCGGCAGCCAGGGCATCGTGCAGGGCACGTATGAAACCTTTGTCGAGGCCGGCCGCCAGCATTACGGCGGCAGCCTCAAGGGCCGCTGGGTGCTGACCGCGGGCCTCGGCGGCATGGGCGGCGCGCAGCCGCTGGCCGCCACGCTGGCCGGCGCGTGCTCGCTGAACATCGAATGCCAGCAGAGCCGCATCGACTTCCGCCTGAAGACGCGATATGTCGACGAACAGGCTACGGACCTCGATGATGCGCTGGCCCGTATCGACCGCTATACCTCGCAGGGCAAGGCGATTTCGATCGCGCTGTGCGCCAATGCCGCGGAAGTGCTGCCGGAACTGGTGCGCCGCGGCGTGCGCCCGGACATGGTCACCGACCAGACCAGCGCGCATGACCCGCTCAACGGCTACCTGCCGGCGGGCTGGGGCTGGGACGAGTATCGCGAGCGCGCGCAGCGCGAGCCGGCCGTGGTGGTCAAGGCCGCCAAGGCTTCGATGGCTGCGCACGTGCGTGCCATGCTGGATTTCCAGAAGCTGGGCGTGCCGACCTTCGACTACGGCAACAATATCCGCCAGATGGCCAAGGAAGAGGGCGTCGACAACGCGTTCGATTTCCCGGGCTTCGTGCCGGCCTACATCCGTCCGCTGTTCTGCCGCGGCATCGGTCCGTTCCGCTGGGCCGCGCTGTCGGGCGATCCGCAGGACATCTACAAGACCGACGCCAGGGTCAAGGAACTGATCCCCGACGACGAGCACCTGCACCGCTGGCTCGACATGGCACGCGAGCGTATCAGCTTCCAGGGCCTGCCGGCGCGCATCTGCTGGGTCGGCCTGGGCCTGCGTGCCAAGCTGGGCCTGGCCTTCAACGAGATGGTGCGCAGCGGCGAGCTGTCGGCGCCGATCGTGATCGGCCGCGACCACCTCGATTCGGGCTCGGTCGCCAGCCCCAACCGCGAGACCGAATCCATGCAGGACGGCTCCGACGCTGTCTCCGACTGGCCGCTGCTCAACGCGCTGCTCAACACCGCGAGCGGCGCCACCTGGGTGAGCCTGCACCACGGCGGTGGCGTCGGCATGGGCTTCTCGCAGCATTCGGGCGTGGTGATCGTCTGCGACGGTACCGATGAAGCCGCCGCGCGCATCGCCCGCGTGCTGAACAACGACCCTGCCACGGGCGTGATGCGCCACGCCGACGCCGGCTACCAGATCGCCGTCGACTGCGCGCGCGAGCAGGGCCTGGACCTGCCGATGTTGCGCGACTGA
- a CDS encoding Crp/Fnr family transcriptional regulator, with the protein MKAVDSGRTLPRSVVASGWLRNAPASVLDAVQKAARRQRFGDGDMIFARGDPPTYFCMVLAGRVRMSRVSASGRESVYSVVGRGRWFGEISLLDGKPRTHDAFAVGSTELLVLGRRDFDRILAAHPEGMQLIVQQICARLRVAFDHAERAQQAPVDARMAARLLELADRTDHVVRVSAEDLGDMVNRSRQTVAKYLQAWEDAGWIRRHYRQVELLQPAALRRLATG; encoded by the coding sequence GTGAAAGCCGTGGATTCCGGCAGGACGCTGCCGCGCAGCGTGGTGGCGAGCGGCTGGCTGCGCAATGCGCCGGCCAGCGTGCTCGACGCCGTGCAGAAGGCCGCACGCCGCCAGCGTTTCGGCGACGGCGACATGATCTTCGCGCGCGGGGATCCGCCCACGTATTTCTGCATGGTGCTGGCGGGCCGCGTGCGCATGAGCCGCGTCAGCGCGAGCGGGCGCGAGTCGGTCTATTCGGTGGTGGGCCGCGGCCGCTGGTTCGGCGAGATCTCGCTGCTCGACGGCAAGCCGCGCACGCATGACGCGTTCGCCGTGGGCAGCACCGAGCTGCTGGTGCTGGGCCGGCGCGATTTCGACCGCATCCTGGCCGCGCATCCGGAAGGCATGCAACTGATCGTCCAGCAAATCTGCGCGCGCCTGCGCGTCGCCTTCGACCACGCCGAGCGGGCCCAGCAGGCGCCGGTCGATGCGCGCATGGCCGCGCGCCTGCTCGAACTGGCCGATCGGACCGACCACGTGGTGCGGGTCTCCGCCGAAGATCTCGGCGATATGGTCAACCGTTCGCGGCAGACCGTCGCCAAGTACCTGCAGGCCTGGGAGGATGCCGGCTGGATACGCCGCCACTACCGGCAGGTGGAGCTGTTGCAGCCGGCGGCGCTGCGGCGGCTCGCGACGGGTTGA
- a CDS encoding aspartate/glutamate racemase family protein, with protein MHIILVDHVLAHPLMGGDATAAVTKMLEHLDRIDHVGIFDRHQGSGPMRIALLNPNASQHITDRMVSQARLATGNACEIFGLTNATGPAVIRSRVDNAAAIDGLLKLARSLDDNVDSVILGVSMDTALHALRQMLAMPVVGTTEAALATASLLGGRIGLLTVGPALTPLYAELAATYGHAGRVAGIRGIETTAAYGAELAPEVRAMMRDAVTTLSREDGADVVVTVAAALCGYVPAVAELTDVPLLDGIACAAVQAVALAQLRPRKATYGSFATLRH; from the coding sequence ATGCATATAATTTTGGTCGACCATGTGTTAGCCCACCCGCTCATGGGCGGCGACGCCACCGCCGCCGTGACGAAGATGCTCGAACACCTCGACCGCATCGACCACGTCGGCATTTTCGACCGCCACCAAGGATCCGGACCCATGCGCATCGCCCTGCTCAACCCGAACGCCAGCCAGCACATCACCGACCGCATGGTGTCGCAGGCCAGGCTAGCCACTGGCAACGCCTGCGAGATCTTCGGCCTGACCAATGCGACCGGACCGGCCGTCATCCGCTCGCGCGTGGACAATGCCGCCGCGATCGACGGCCTGCTGAAGCTGGCGCGCTCACTGGATGACAATGTCGACTCAGTGATCCTCGGCGTATCCATGGACACCGCGCTTCATGCATTGCGGCAGATGCTCGCCATGCCCGTGGTGGGAACGACCGAAGCCGCGCTCGCCACCGCGAGCCTGCTCGGCGGCAGGATCGGGCTGCTGACGGTCGGCCCGGCATTGACGCCGCTGTACGCTGAACTGGCTGCGACGTACGGCCATGCGGGGCGGGTCGCGGGAATCCGCGGCATCGAGACGACCGCCGCCTATGGTGCCGAACTCGCTCCCGAGGTCCGCGCGATGATGCGCGATGCCGTCACGACACTCAGCCGGGAAGACGGAGCGGACGTGGTCGTCACCGTGGCGGCGGCGCTGTGCGGCTACGTTCCCGCGGTTGCCGAACTGACCGATGTGCCGCTACTCGACGGCATCGCCTGCGCGGCCGTGCAGGCCGTGGCACTTGCTCAATTGCGTCCGCGCAAGGCCACCTACGGCAGCTTCGCCACACTGCGACACTGA